The DNA segment GAGCGGGATGTTGACATTTGTTCCGACGGCTTCACCATGTCCTACCTCGTTGTAGTGACCAGTACCGCACATATCATAATCATATTCATGCAAAGAGATGTACTGTACCTTGTCTTCGGAATAGAATATCTCAGAGGTTCCATTGCCGTGGTGATTATCGAAATCAAGTATAGAAACCCGTTCTATCTCTGGATTTCGCAATGCCTGCTTGATTGCAATAGCTGCATTGTTGAAGAAACAGAGCCCCATCGGTGATGACGTTGAAGCATGGTGACCTGGTGGCCTTATGAGCCCAAATGCATGAGTTGTTCTCTCCTCAGTTACCATTTTCATTGCTCCAATAGCCCCTCCTACTGCACCAAGAGCACTTTTTAGTAGCCCTGGACTGGCGTATGCTGATTCTCCCAGTACACCGCTGCCGAGATCACTCATGATTGCAACGCTGTCCAGCACATAAGGTGTATGAACATCAAGCACATCCTTCGGTGACGCCCGAGGCACTTCGATAATTTCTGAACCATTTACGAATTTGCTGTTGAGCAAATGGTTCTCGATAACATCTATCCTAAGTGGTGTTTCGAACGCCTCCAAGTGTGGCTTTGGGAATGGGGCTTGATGAAGGTCGATGTCTCTATTTGTTACAATCCTCACATTTTCTTTGGCCAATGCTATCACCGCTTTTCAACTGGGAAGTCCTCTACTTGCATGACATAACGATAGAGCGTATTCAAAACTCTATCTGACACAGTGGATTTCTGCACCCGTTCGAGCCCATCTATGCTCTCCTCTTTTATCAAGTGCTCTAAGAACGCATCTGCAGACTTGAATTCTCTCTTTTCTTTGGACCACAGATACCCCTGCTGTTCAAAGACATTGGAATTCGCTTTGGAAAACTCCCTACAAGCTTCTTCCATATCTACTGGTGGCCCTTTTCGGTCATATTCGGATGAAATACTGTCTCTTTCAACCAAGAAACCAATGGCGTAACGATTCTTCTCGAAATACAACTCTCCTATTGTCTTTCCGAACCGTTTTTCACCTGTTCTTTCGTTTTCCATCCGGATGACGATTTTGCTCGTAACCTTGTACAACTTATCTCTTAGAATTGTGTAGTGTACCGTCTGTTTGGACTGAAACTCGACAGCAAGAGAGTGTGGCTTGAGCCAATCTGGCAATGGTTCTATAGGGATTTTTTCTTCAAGTAGAAATTGTATCAACCTGTTCTCTTCGATTTCTTCTGCAGCCTTGGTCAACTCTTTACAGCGCAGCTTCAGCCACTTGTAGCCTCTGGAATCAAAACTTGATGCTACATTTCTGTTGAAATCGGTTGGGTCAATGATGAAAATGTAGTCATCATGGAATTCCTGTTTTCCCCTCAGTTCATGGAGGGATCTATTTGCCGGGTCGACGGGATTCTTCTCCAGAATTCTTATTCGTTCTACTGCTCCTTCGAAATCACCAAACTCCGTGACCAGGAGCTCAAGGGCATAACCTGTGAACCCCATTCTTCCAACTGCACATTTGTCTCCGTAGACATGTGCAGCCCTAACAAATGACTTGAGTATCCGAATATCTGAACGCATGTCTCCCTTCAAATGCTGGAGGATATAGTCGGTATGATGAAGTGTTCTGTCTACTGCTGTTATTGGCCCTTCTGAGGCAATCTCCTCTTTTGATAATCTGAAACAAGAAACAACATCAATCTCTTGTCCCTGCAACTGGAGCGAAAGATAAGGATGATCTGAGTAAGTCTTTTGAATTTTAGTTGGTTCAAGTTTCTCTAATGCTGGATAAAACCAGTTGTCAACAAATCCATCTAATAATTGGGAAATTTGTCTGTCTCGTTTATCTTGGGGCATAGAGATAATCCGGCGGTAATCGTCCGGATTCAGAATCACGAATAAATCAATATCTGAAGAGCCTCTAAGTTGTGTCTGTTTCTTCCCCGTGGAGCCATGGGCTTCTATTGATTCATAGTCTATTCCTAGTCTCTTGCTATACCTTCTCAGTTGTGTAGATAGTTTCGCTATCATCTCTTCCTGATTACGTATTTCTTCGTCTGTGGGTGTTATTTCCTTCAGAACTTTTTCTCTAACAGATTCGTTCAGTAGATTACCCACTATTGCGACCCGAGAAAACAAGATAGCCAAACCGCTTTGAATCTTGGCTTTGTGTTATAGCACATTGCTTAACGAATATCCTTCATGTTTAAATCATAGCCCTCTTTTTCTATGTAGCCCAATTTGCACAGCTGTATAGGAGAGGACGAAAAGGTGGCCATTATCACTCCCATTGCCATTACAATTCTGAAATGCAAAGGGTCCTATCTTTTTATCAAACGGAACAGGTCTCCATATGAGAATCTGTTTAGTTTTGTTGGAGGCAAAGTCGAACCAGGTGAGCATATCAAAGAAGCTGCAATTAGGGAAGTAACAGAGGAGACTAAGGCAATATATGTAAAGCAGTATGAATACCTTGGAGTAGTCTCTGAACGACTTGTTGATTCGGAAGGTAACCTCTTGGACCATTTCTTAATTTTTGTTAACAGTGCAGTGATTCAGAGTTTCCAGGAAAAACATCGCGAAGGAGCAATGGCCCTCTTTAGTGTGGATGATATTAGGCAGAAAAAAGATGCATTCCTGCCCAGTGACTGGCAAATGTTCATGACCTTTGAAGTGGATGATACAATATCTCGCACATTCGAGGCCGAGCTTGTCCATCTAGAATCTGGTTATACATTGGAATATTTTCGGAAGGTATAGTTTTGAAAATAGGAAGAATCGAAATCCATGCTGTAGCGGCTGAAAGCCTCGGCGTGAGATCACTTTGTACCCATGTTACAACGCCTGATGTTAGTATTCTATTTGATCCGTCTGCTGGTTTGGCAATGCGTTTTGGTCTGGAACCCCACCCTCTGGAGTATGAAGCATTAGAAACCGCCCTTGCAGACATAAAGGCATTGTCAAGAGAATCTGATGTACTTTCAATATCCCATTATCATTACGACCATGTTCGACCAACCTATACAAACTACCGCTATAATTTCAGCTCACGCGAAGACACAATTCGTATGTTCGAGGGCAAGCGAGTGCTAGTCAAGGATTATCGTGACAAAATCAATCCATCCCAACGCCGGAGAGCCTACTATTTCAGGAAACACGTGGCTGATGTTGTTGAGGAGATGATTTGGACCGATGGTGAAGAATTTCGTTTCGGTGATACTACTGTAACCTATACTGAGCCGCTGCCTCACGGACCCAACGAAACCCCATTGGGTTATGTGGTTGCCACCTGTGTTCAATATGAAACATCGAAGGTAGTATTTGCTCCTGATATTCAGGGTCCATCGAATAAGAGAAGTCTAGCTCATCTGCTATCCTTAGAACCGGATGCAATGATAGTCGGTGGTCCACCAATCTATCTGCCAAAGCATCTGTTTGGCGATGATGCCCGAAGTACTGCTTTATTCTGTTTAGTCGCGCTTGCGAATAATGTAGGTGTGCTGGTTGCAGATCATCATCTCATGCGCTCAGCCGGCTGGAATGACTGGCTGAAACCTGTAAAGAATACGGCAGTAGAAATGGGAAATGATGTCCTTTCTATGGCTGAGTTTGAGGGGGACGATATCAATTGCCTAGAAGCCAATAGAAACCGTTTGTATGAAGATAAACCACCGAGCCAAGATTTTGTTGACTGGACGAACGCAACCGACGAGTACAAGCGCCTTAACAAACCTCCCATTTGACTTCTATCCCTGCAAGAAAAGTAAATATCACCGGTATGTTCTCTTGAAGATGTCCATAATATGGCGTCTAGCAGCAAATTGCTTGAAATCAATCGAGGTCGAAGATACACTGGATTAAACAAATGGCTGGAAAAACAAGGATAATCATATTGAATTTATTAAGGCCAGATAGAATGATATCTGTATACATCGAGAAGCTGAGCTCGACAGCACGCAATTGCTTGGTTACAGGAATGTCGCTAATGTTTCATTGGAACCCAATTGGACGAAGTGGCATTGGCTACGAATGAAGAAACTGCGATTAACGTCAGGATGGGCAAGGAGTGTGCAATAGGTGAAAGAGCTTACGAAGGGCATCTTATCTACGGTAACGGATGGCAAAATCGATCTTGGAGAGCTTCAGAGTGACGTAGATATCAAAGAAGGCGAGAGTATTCTACTAATTGGAACACGAAGCAAATTTATTCGATTAATTCCTATCGAAGCTCCCGAGATTGCTTTGCTTCGTGTATATATCACCATAGATTCATTTGAGGACGCCTCACGCCTCCTACTCACACGGATGCGTGAGCTTAAGCTGAGGCTCATACACTCAACAGGCTTCTGTCCCCTTAGTGACAGATGTATATGGGAAGGTTACTTCTCTGGATTTCCAGAGAAAAAAATGGAGGAATTTCGAGCTTGGTTGGACAAGCTGGATATGGTACTAGAGACCGATCTTCATCACCTTCACCAATAGCGGCAGCAATGCGAGTGACCAAGATGGAATACACCGAAGGTAAGCCGACAAAAGAGGTTATCCAGCGGTTCAAGAACGCAGCTGAAGAAGCAGCGAAGTATCTGGCGAGCCAAGAATATCAGCAGGCGATGGCTCTTTACTTTGATGCCAGTCAATCAGCTGATGCCATGACACAGCGTTTTCTCGATTTAGTAATTAAAACATCTCCAAGTAATGCTCACTGTACTTTAGTTATTGAAGCTTTAAGCTGGCGTTTAAGATATCTGACAGCCCAGTACGATTATCATCTCGCTGTAGCACAGACCCTTGACGGTCTCCCGAGGGAAGAATGGCTGGCGAGAGTTGAGACTATATTGGCTCTCTCTCAAAGCCTAGTCGACAAATTTCTGCCTGTCATGGAGAAACTTGATGACCGTTTGCTTCGGACCCGAGTCAATACTGTGCTTCGAGACTGGCTTAACGGGATTCGAAAACTCGTGTCTAATCTGCAGGGATGGAGACTCTCCAGTTCCCAGGCTCAACAAGTCCTTGAATGGGCTTTGGATAATGGCCTTGACAAAATCTAACTATCTGACTCTTACATATTAATCTGAAAATACGTTACAAAGAAGGAAATGAGAGTCAACTATTCTTCTTCGCCTCTCCCTTCAATAAAAGCTACTGCAACTTCGGTATCGGCCAGCTGGTAATGACTGTCAACATAGATGATTAGGCAGTGATCTTCGTGCTTGATAACTATCGGTGCTGGAAACCGCTCCACCTCTTTTAGGGCTTCAGTTGGCAACTTCCAGTGTATTGTTTTCTTACAAACTGGACATCGAAGCCACTTTGCACCGGAACCACTAGCCATTATTCATATCACCAGACGGGTTGTTGCGCAATTCTACATGCATACTAAAAACGTTATTGCATATTTGTGATTTGCAATCATAACGGGTTTGGGCACGGTAAAAATCTTTCTAGTTTTCATACTCTAACAAGACCAAAAAGCGCGGAAAATATGGAATTTACTGGAAAAAAGTCACTCCAGATCCATGTCCCATGCCCCTGGGTCTTCTAGTTCACGACTTTGAATTGGGCCTTTTCTTCTTCTTAACCTCGATAGATCAAAGCGATCGGTATCAACAATGAGTTCAAGGGTTTCCTCATCAAGAAAGGCAGGAATATGTCCATTTCTTGTACCTTTTCTCACCAGTGATTCCACTTTATCCTCTGACAATCCGGTGCTTTCTGAAAGGCTAGTAACAGTAACAGCTGCTTCGGATTCCAGAGAAGTTCGTACAAATCCCTCGAAAGTCAGTGTGAAGACTTGTCGAGCCTCTTCAACTCCATCTCTATCAAGTACTCTTGTTAGAGCAGATTGGATGTATCTATCGGCATCTCCAAATTGATACTCGAGAAGCATTAGGGCAAGATTAGTTTTCTCTTTCGCAGTCCCTTTCAATGTCTCTACTGATGCATGAATGAGCTCTTTGGCGAGGTCTATGTCTCCTCCAACTATAGCACAGAACGCTCCATCAATGAAATGGTGCGGATTCTTATCCTTTTCTGCAGCCATAATATGCCCCTCTGCAGCTATTTGATAATCAAGCTCAAATTTCTCGTATTCGCCTTGTTGTATCCATGCCATTGCTCCCTTCAGCAGGTAGTCAATTGCAGCATTGCAATCATGGCAAAGCATCCCGTGCTCATATGCCCTCTCATACGCTTTGGCAGCTTTAACGAATGATTCCCAACGATTCCAACATTCAGCAGCCCTATAGAATAGCTCCATAGCTAGCTCATTGTTACCTTCGTTTGCTTTTGCTTCTGCAATAGCTTGCCCCTTCTTGCAGTCCTCAATAGCCATGGATTTCTACACGCTCTTGCTTCTTTGAGGAATTCTCTCTGCTGCTCTAAAACATTGGCTATTACGAAGCATCAGCCATTCTCTGCATGCGCCTCTACTTGTCAGAAGTGATTACGCCATCTTTCATGTGGAGAATTCTCTGGGCGAATTTTGCCAAGCTTCTATCATGTGTAACTAGAATCACCGTCATTCCCTTATCCTTGTTGAGCTTGGCAATAATTTTCATGATACTCTCGCCACTCTCCGAGTCGAGATTGCCAGTTGGCTCATCACAGAAGAGAATCGGTGGATCATTGACAAGTGCACGAGCTATAGCCACTCGTTGCTGCTCACCACCGCTCAGTTGGCGTGGGAAATGGTCTTTGCGTTCTAACATATCCACTTCTCGCAAGACTCGGAGCGCCTTGGATTCCTGGTTCTTCTTATTCATTTCGTCATCAGGCCAGAGAACTGATTGTACGTTTTCAAAGGATGTTAAATCCTCGATTAGGAGAAATGATTGAAAGACAAATCCGATTTTTTGGGCTCTCAGGCGTGGAAGGTCTCTTTCACTGACCAATGTGACATCAACGCCGTCAATGAGAATACGTCCTGAAGTTGGTTGCTCTAAACCGGCCATAACGTGTAATAGGGTAGATTTACCACATCCAGATGGTCCATGTACTGCGACAAATTCACCAGGCGTCACCTCAATATTCACATTTTTCAATGCGGCTACTGTCTTCTTACCTGACCCATATTCTTTGTTTACTTCTTCTGCTCTCAAGATTGGATTCGCCATGTTCTATTCCTCCCTCAATGCTTGCATGGGTGGTATCTTCATCATTCGATAATGTGCAAGACCGACACCTGGTAGCTGAAGTACAACGATGTAGATGAGAGTAACTACCATTGGCCACCATTCAACTGCGATGAGATCCACCAGCATTTGTAGAAGCCCCGTGTCCAACCCTTCGAAGTAAGCAACAAGTCCGAGAACTTCAACACTGGCTTGGAAAACAAGAAAGAAGGCAGCTATTGAAACAACAACCACTTCGCCGACAACCAAGAGCATAACATCATGATTTGTCCAACCGACACATTTCAGAATGCTTACGTCTCGTTTGCGAAACTGTGAGATTAGTATGGCATAGACCGTTGCAACTACTAGAGCGGTCAGGGGCCATAAGAACATTTCAAGCAGGGTCCCCGTTGAGCTTTGGATCCCTTTCGCTACGAGCACGAATAGAATTGCATAGATTACAATGAAGGAGAAAACTCGCTTCTTCGACCGAAAGGCCAGTTTCATGCTCTTCACAAGAATTCCTAGGTTCATTATTCTCTTGCCCCGTTTCCTGTCTGTATACTATATTGATTAAAGTATATTGTGTTGACTATTTTAGATAGAACCCTATTCAGATGCTTCGGCCCGTAGCTTTCGTTTTGCTGGCATCCCTTCTTCAGGCCATAGTTCTTTCTGCAGCAAATCTCGAATCGCTACTCGTATAGCTTCACTACGTGATGGATACATTCCCATTTCGACAAGTTTGTCCAACGATTTGATATAAAGCTGGTTCATCTTCACTGTGATTAGGTCCATCTTTGCGGTCCTCCCGGCGTAACTCTTCACCTTCAGCTGCGAATATAATATCTTCTGGTTTGAACGAGTATCGCGCCAATCTAGATAATAATCATTTAGATGATCAAGTAATTCATGACGGTCTGACCCGAAAAAGGCTATATGTATTATCCGAGAAGAAAATCCAAAACGTTTCCCTTAGACTAGTTCGTATTGTCCAAGACGGAACCTAATGGGACGATTGAAATGGGGTACTCGTTAGTGTCAAGTTCAGCCAAGGATTTCCACTACGTACGGAAAGTTGTGATGATTGGATCTGGTGGTAGCGGCAAAACCGCTCTAGTTAACCGCTTTCTAACGAACCGATTTACCGAGCAATACATAGTGACAATTGGAAGTCAATTTGCGGTTAAGGTGATGCCGGTAAATGATTCAACTGGCAATGAGAGAAGAGTCAAGCTACTAATATGGGACCTGGCTGGTCAGAAGCGATTCGATTTTATCCGGAATAGCTACTACCGCGGAGCAAAAGGTGCCTTGCTTGTATTCGACACTACTCGCCAAAACACGTTTCGAGTACTTGATAACTGGATTGCAGAAACGGAGAAAGCTTTGAACAAGTCTATTCCCATTATCATACTTGCTAACAAGATTGACTTAGAAAACAAACGTGTAGTTAGTTCCGAAGATGGTCGAAAATATGTTGAAGAGAAGGGATTGGCTGGATATCTGGAGACAAGTGCCCTAACTGGCCAAAATGTTGAAAGAGCTTTCGAAATGCTTGGTGAAAATGTGATACCGTGATTTTGGATTATATGTATTCCAGTGATTACTAGTTCTGATACATTCTGATTCGTGCTGCCGATAAGCATAATTAATGTCAGTTTCTGCGTCATATTACATGAAGGATGAATCTCAACCATGGACTTGGACATAGACTTTCTAGAGAAACTTTGTAACGCCTTTGGACCTAGCGGATTTGAACAGGAAGCACAAAGAATTGCGAGAGATTACGGTCAAGAATTTGCGGATGAAGTCATGTATGATCGGATGGGATCTGTGATTTTCAAACGCGGCGATTCTGGACCGAAAATCATGCTTGCAGGACATGTAGATGAGATAGGATTCGTCGTTACCGAGATAAAGAAGAACGGATTCTTGAAGTTCCATAGCCTTGGTGGTTGGTGGGATCAGACTCTCCTAACTCAAGAGGTTGTCATTAAACCGTCTGAAGGTGATGATAAGATAATAGGCGTCATTGGGGCGCCTCCACCACATGTACTTGACGCTGAGACGCGAAAGAAACCAGTCAAACTAAAGGATATGTATATTGATATTGGCTGCAGTTCAAATGAGGAAGTGGAAGAATTAGGTATCAGAGTGGGTAATCCTGCCGTCCCTCATGCAAGCTTTCGCACAATGAAGCGGACCAGAAAAGAGAAGGATGAGGATAATGAGGAAGAGACAACCCGTGAAACTACCGTCGCTGTCGCAAAGGCTTTTGATGATAGGATTGGCGTTTTCATTGTTGTGGAGGTCTTACGTTGCCTTAGTACTAATAACCTGGATCATCCCAATACTGTCTATGCTGTATCAACTGCACAGGAGGAAGTGGGTCTTCGGGGCGCCAGAACTGCTGCACAGATGATAAAGCCTGACTTAGGATTCGCACTTGATGTTGACATTTCTGGTGATGTTCCTGGTGCAAAGGATCTTGTCCAGAAGATGGGCAACGGCGTGTCTATCTCTGCTGGTGATGGTTCAATGATACCTAACCCTCGCTTCAGGAAGTTCGTCTTAGACATCGCTGAGGAAATTGGGGTGAAACACCAGCCAGCGTTTTTGAGAAGTGGCGGTACAGATGCCGGTATAATCCACATAACTGGAATGGGAGCACCTTCTCTGTTTATTGGCATCCCAACTAGGCACATTCACTCTCATCATGGTATGCTTGATTTCAACGATGTGGAAAACGCTGTCACGCTACTCGTTGAAGTTATTCAGCGACTTGATGAAGAAACCGCGAAAAGTTTCACCAAGCTATAGATAAAGATGAAGAAAAATGGCTGGGGTACGATTTGCGTACCCTAGCGCTCTCTTTCTCCAGCTATAAACTCATCTACTCTTTTCCGTGCTTCGAAATCATCTATTTGATAGCGCGGATGCTTGAATGAGTATGAGCTGATGCTAGAAAGCTCGCCACCAATTTCCCGGTCAAGTGCGATTTTGATAGCTCTTGCTACATCAATGATGACTCCGGCGCTGTTGGGTGAATCTTGGACTGACAACTTCAAATCCACATCGACTGGTAGATCTCCGAATGAATTCGCTCTCATCGAAATATAGCACACCTTGTTATCGTCAAG comes from the Candidatus Thorarchaeota archaeon genome and includes:
- a CDS encoding histone deacetylase; this encodes MAKENVRIVTNRDIDLHQAPFPKPHLEAFETPLRIDVIENHLLNSKFVNGSEIIEVPRASPKDVLDVHTPYVLDSVAIMSDLGSGVLGESAYASPGLLKSALGAVGGAIGAMKMVTEERTTHAFGLIRPPGHHASTSSPMGLCFFNNAAIAIKQALRNPEIERVSILDFDNHHGNGTSEIFYSEDKVQYISLHEYDYDMCGTGHYNEVGHGEAVGTNVNIPLVDGSPDASYEEAIERIIIPAIERFEPSLIAISAGYDPHYADPVGNMNVDSSTFWRFGEKVDYLTESTGAMGSLWVLEGGYNPLVLGLCVEASLRGLKGERMPVFRDQIERTVDHDVIKRNRDIIDVVQETVELHA
- a CDS encoding nucleotidyltransferase domain-containing protein: MFSRVAIVGNLLNESVREKVLKEITPTDEEIRNQEEMIAKLSTQLRRYSKRLGIDYESIEAHGSTGKKQTQLRGSSDIDLFVILNPDDYRRIISMPQDKRDRQISQLLDGFVDNWFYPALEKLEPTKIQKTYSDHPYLSLQLQGQEIDVVSCFRLSKEEIASEGPITAVDRTLHHTDYILQHLKGDMRSDIRILKSFVRAAHVYGDKCAVGRMGFTGYALELLVTEFGDFEGAVERIRILEKNPVDPANRSLHELRGKQEFHDDYIFIIDPTDFNRNVASSFDSRGYKWLKLRCKELTKAAEEIEENRLIQFLLEEKIPIEPLPDWLKPHSLAVEFQSKQTVHYTILRDKLYKVTSKIVIRMENERTGEKRFGKTIGELYFEKNRYAIGFLVERDSISSEYDRKGPPVDMEEACREFSKANSNVFEQQGYLWSKEKREFKSADAFLEHLIKEESIDGLERVQKSTVSDRVLNTLYRYVMQVEDFPVEKR
- a CDS encoding NUDIX domain-containing protein, which translates into the protein MAIITPIAITILKCKGSYLFIKRNRSPYENLFSFVGGKVEPGEHIKEAAIREVTEETKAIYVKQYEYLGVVSERLVDSEGNLLDHFLIFVNSAVIQSFQEKHREGAMALFSVDDIRQKKDAFLPSDWQMFMTFEVDDTISRTFEAELVHLESGYTLEYFRKV
- a CDS encoding ABC transporter ATP-binding protein translates to MANPILRAEEVNKEYGSGKKTVAALKNVNIEVTPGEFVAVHGPSGCGKSTLLHVMAGLEQPTSGRILIDGVDVTLVSERDLPRLRAQKIGFVFQSFLLIEDLTSFENVQSVLWPDDEMNKKNQESKALRVLREVDMLERKDHFPRQLSGGEQQRVAIARALVNDPPILFCDEPTGNLDSESGESIMKIIAKLNKDKGMTVILVTHDRSLAKFAQRILHMKDGVITSDK
- a CDS encoding ribbon-helix-helix protein, CopG family; its protein translation is MDLITVKMNQLYIKSLDKLVEMGMYPSRSEAIRVAIRDLLQKELWPEEGMPAKRKLRAEASE
- a CDS encoding GTP-binding protein yields the protein MSSSAKDFHYVRKVVMIGSGGSGKTALVNRFLTNRFTEQYIVTIGSQFAVKVMPVNDSTGNERRVKLLIWDLAGQKRFDFIRNSYYRGAKGALLVFDTTRQNTFRVLDNWIAETEKALNKSIPIIILANKIDLENKRVVSSEDGRKYVEEKGLAGYLETSALTGQNVERAFEMLGENVIP
- a CDS encoding M42 family metallopeptidase, yielding MSTMDLDIDFLEKLCNAFGPSGFEQEAQRIARDYGQEFADEVMYDRMGSVIFKRGDSGPKIMLAGHVDEIGFVVTEIKKNGFLKFHSLGGWWDQTLLTQEVVIKPSEGDDKIIGVIGAPPPHVLDAETRKKPVKLKDMYIDIGCSSNEEVEELGIRVGNPAVPHASFRTMKRTRKEKDEDNEEETTRETTVAVAKAFDDRIGVFIVVEVLRCLSTNNLDHPNTVYAVSTAQEEVGLRGARTAAQMIKPDLGFALDVDISGDVPGAKDLVQKMGNGVSISAGDGSMIPNPRFRKFVLDIAEEIGVKHQPAFLRSGGTDAGIIHITGMGAPSLFIGIPTRHIHSHHGMLDFNDVENAVTLLVEVIQRLDEETAKSFTKL